The Primulina eburnea isolate SZY01 chromosome 8, ASM2296580v1, whole genome shotgun sequence genome contains a region encoding:
- the LOC140839217 gene encoding uncharacterized protein, whose translation MADDTDVQSSSQQCMLRSHSPDLLIFDPEIERSARRLRKARREEIQTMAENREDVRYNPPDAIPIRDHFRPVINAHYSGIARWTINANNFELKPALINMVQQNQFAETSTADPHVHLRTFLEITDTELATKFLSKYFPPAKSAQLKIEISTFRQTDFEQLYEAWERYKELLRKCPNHGFEDWVKIELFYNGLNGQTRTTVDAATGGTIFAKSPAQAYDLLEQMTINSYQWPSERSGVQRTAGIYVVDPITSLTAQVSALTTQITTMNKVGTSNTEGPPVVVEESNFPEEVQYINNNNFGGFGGYRVGTFVVESGKRMSRTESRLDNLETHMASNGATLKILESQVGQITKQLTSQPSGEVQKTADPNLREVNSIFIHQEKKRVELTPVQDEKLSPTKGARGKKSERYELNKYSDISLLPYPQRFLQLQAKFRKKKGLKDLKNLHTNNEFVDQVEGEVTEGTQRNLPQKLLDPGEFIVPCEIGGHLVEKAICDSGASINIMPSSLYEKLGLSKMRSTELSVQLADKSVKVPLGIVEDVELKIDKLKVLAEFLVLDMENSKDVHVILGRPLLAAVGAIIDVKRGNMTMEVEGQMVAVRASKKSYDLP comes from the exons ATGGCTGATGACACAGATGTTCAATCAAgcagccaacag TGTATGCTAAGATCGCACAGCCCTGatttgcttatctttgatccggagatcgaaagaagTGCGAGAAGACTAAGAAAAGCGAGAAGGGAAGAAATCCAaacaatggctgaaaacagagaggACGTGAGATATAACCCGCCAGACGCCATACCTATCAGAGACCATTTCAGACCAGTGATAAACGCACATTATTCTGGCATTGCTCGATGGACCATAAACGCCAACAATTTCGAGCTGAAGCCTGCACTGATAaatatggttcaacagaaccaattTGCAGAAACTTCCACTGCTGATCCTCACGTTCATTTAAGGACCTTCCTGGAGATCACGGAcacg gagCTGGCGACGAAATTTCTTTCTAAATACTTTCCCCCAGCGAAGTCTGCGCAATTGAAGATTGAGATCAGTACCTTCAGGCAAACTGACTTTGAGCAGCTTTATGAAGCATGGGAGAGGTACAAGGAGTTGTTGCGGAAGTGCCCtaatcatggttttgaagactgggtgAAGATTGAGTTGTTTTATAATGGGTTGAATGGTCAGACACGGACTACAGTGGATGCAGCAACAGGTGGCACaatctttgccaaatctcctgCTCAAGCCTACGACTTGCTTGAGCAAATGACTATTAACAGCTACcaatggccgtctgagaggtcaggagtacAGAGGACTGCTGGAATTTATGTGGTGGATCCTATCACATCACTCACTGCACAAGTCTCAGCATTGACTACACAGATAACGACTATGAATAAGGTGGGTACATCAAACACTGAGGGACCACCGGttgttgttgaagaatcaaATTTTCCTGAAGAAGTCCAATACATCAACAACAATAACTTTGGAGGCTTTggcggatatcgag tggggacatttgttgttgaatctggTAAGAGGATGTCTAGAACTGAGTCTAGACTTGACAACCTTGAGACACATATGGCGAGTAATGGTGCTACTTTGAAAATCCTTGAATCGCAAGTGGGGCagataacgaagcaactcacgTCTCAACCGTCAGGTGAAGTTCAAAAGACTGCCGACCCAAATCTGAGAGAGGTGAATTCCATTTTTATACATCAAGAAAAGAAGAGGGTTGAACTCACACCTGTTCAGGATGAAAAGCTAAGTCCAACCAAAGGAGCCCGAGGTAAGAAATCTGAGAGGTATGAGTTAAATAAATACAGtgatatttctttacttccctaCCCCCAGCGATTTTTACAACTACAAGCTAAATTTCGAAAGAAAAAAGGTCTTAaagatctcaagaacctacacaCTAATAATGAGTTTGTAGATCAGGTGGAAGGTGAAGTTACTGAAGGAACACAAAGAAATCTTCCTCAGAAGTTGCTCGATCCCGGTGAATTTATTGTACCATGTGAAATAGGAGGCCATTTAGTAGAAAAAGCTATCTGTGACTCAGGAGCAAGTATAAATATAATGCCAAGTTCTCTCtacgagaaacttggattgagcaAGATGAGATCCACCGAGTTAAGCGTGCAGCTGGCAGATAAATCGGTGAAAGTACCATTGGGtattgtggaagatgttgaactGAAGATTGACAAATTGAAAGTTCTAGCAGAATTCTTGGTACTCGATATGGAGAATAGTAAGGACGTTCACGTCATTCTAGGACGACCTTTATTGGCTgctgttggagccatcatcgACGTGAAACGAGGAAACATGACCATGGAAGTTGAAGGTCAAATGGTAGCAGTAAGGGCATCCAAGAAATCATATGACCTACCATGA